A section of the Luteolibacter rhizosphaerae genome encodes:
- the folP gene encoding dihydropteroate synthase gives MLWKLPVREITFPHRPLVMGIVNVNDDSFSGDGTLDCQAALEQALRQAEEGADIIDVGAESARTNRSAVSIEEEVRRFRGFLNGWPAAIRNAGPKDEAQVWPPILSANTWRPEVVETVLPLGVELLNDMGGLPDDRNARLCAASGASLLIMHSVGEPKIPHLHQQWPDVMAAMDTFFAEKIAMATAAGLPPESIILDPGIDFAKQRDDNLRIFRELGKLTRFGRPLMIPVSRKTMIGEVLGIPEPRERDAGTVACISASVRRGANILRVHDVRAAWQTTRILDAIATV, from the coding sequence GTGCTTTGGAAACTCCCGGTCCGCGAGATCACCTTCCCCCACCGCCCGCTGGTGATGGGGATCGTGAATGTGAACGACGACTCCTTCTCCGGCGACGGCACGCTCGACTGCCAAGCCGCCCTCGAGCAGGCACTGCGGCAGGCGGAGGAAGGGGCTGATATCATCGATGTGGGGGCGGAGAGTGCGCGGACGAACCGATCCGCCGTGAGCATTGAGGAAGAGGTCCGGCGCTTCCGGGGATTCCTGAATGGCTGGCCCGCGGCCATCCGGAACGCGGGCCCGAAAGACGAAGCCCAAGTCTGGCCACCCATCCTCTCCGCAAATACCTGGCGGCCCGAGGTGGTGGAGACCGTCTTACCGCTGGGCGTCGAGTTGCTCAACGACATGGGGGGGCTACCCGACGACCGTAACGCCCGACTCTGCGCGGCGAGCGGCGCATCCCTGCTCATCATGCACTCCGTGGGCGAGCCCAAGATCCCGCACCTTCACCAGCAGTGGCCGGACGTGATGGCGGCGATGGATACCTTCTTCGCCGAAAAGATCGCCATGGCCACGGCCGCCGGGCTGCCGCCCGAATCCATCATCCTCGATCCCGGCATCGATTTCGCCAAACAGCGCGACGACAACCTCCGGATCTTCCGGGAACTCGGGAAGCTCACCCGCTTCGGTCGCCCTCTCATGATTCCCGTAAGCCGGAAAACGATGATCGGCGAAGTGCTAGGCATTCCCGAACCGCGCGAGCGGGACGCCGGAACCGTCGCTTGCATCAGTGCCTCGGTTCGACGCGGCGCGAATATCCTCCGCGTGCATGACGTCCGGGCCGCGTGGCAAACAACACGCATCCTCGATGCAATCGCGACGGTTTAA